The Edaphobacter sp. 12200R-103 genome contains a region encoding:
- the rpmG gene encoding 50S ribosomal protein L33 — translation MREIITLQCPECKNRNYSTTKNKKTTTGRLEFSKFCNTCRKHTPHKETK, via the coding sequence ATGCGCGAGATCATCACCCTCCAGTGCCCGGAGTGCAAGAACCGGAACTACTCGACGACCAAGAATAAGAAGACGACGACTGGCCGCCTGGAGTTCTCGAAGTTCTGCAACACCTGCCGTAAGCACACGCCTCATAAAGAGACCAAGTAG
- the secE gene encoding preprotein translocase subunit SecE, which yields MAKTVAVAEQQAGTGVQQIKSLPDRISSFLRDVRSEMRKVVWPTRADVQSTTVVVIITVFIFAAYFWLVDNVIGRAVEAILGAASK from the coding sequence ATGGCCAAGACGGTAGCGGTAGCGGAACAGCAGGCTGGAACCGGCGTACAGCAGATCAAGTCTCTGCCGGATCGCATCAGCAGCTTTCTGAGAGATGTGCGAAGCGAGATGCGCAAGGTTGTCTGGCCCACGCGTGCAGATGTCCAGTCCACGACGGTGGTGGTGATTATCACGGTATTCATCTTCGCTGCTTACTTCTGGCTGGTTGACAACGTGATTGGTCGTGCTGTCGAAGCTATTCTCGGCGCGGCGTCCAAATAG
- the tuf gene encoding elongation factor Tu has product MAKEKFDRSKPHVNIGTIGHIDHGKTTLTAAITKVLSKHNPKNSFRSFDTIDNAPEERERGITIATSHVEYETANRHYAHVDCPGHADYIKNMITGAAQMDGAILVVAATDGPMPQTKEHVLLARQVGVPYIVVFLNKCDAVEDAELIDLVEMEVRELLSKYDFPGDDVPVIRGSALGALNGEKQWEDKIDELMQAVDDNVPQPDRMVDLPFLMPIEDIFSISGRGTVVTGRIERGKVKVGEPVQIVGFRDTQNTTVTGVEMFKKQLDEGLAGDNAGLLLRGTAKEDVERGMVLAKPGSITPHTVFKGEVYVLSKEEGGRHTPFFNGYRPQFYFRTTDVTGSAKLPEGTEMVMPGDNIQLEITLHTPVAMEKGLRFAIREGGRTVGAGTISEIIK; this is encoded by the coding sequence ATGGCGAAGGAGAAATTTGATCGTTCCAAACCGCATGTGAATATTGGGACGATTGGTCACATTGACCACGGCAAGACGACGCTGACGGCGGCGATCACGAAGGTGTTGTCCAAGCACAACCCGAAGAACAGCTTCCGTTCGTTTGATACGATCGACAACGCTCCTGAGGAGCGTGAGCGTGGTATCACGATTGCGACCTCGCACGTGGAGTACGAGACGGCGAACCGCCACTATGCCCACGTGGACTGCCCTGGCCACGCCGACTACATCAAGAACATGATCACGGGAGCGGCGCAGATGGACGGCGCGATCCTGGTGGTGGCGGCGACCGACGGCCCGATGCCCCAGACCAAGGAGCACGTTCTGCTGGCCCGCCAGGTAGGCGTACCGTACATCGTTGTGTTCCTGAACAAGTGCGATGCGGTTGAGGATGCGGAGCTGATCGACCTGGTGGAGATGGAAGTTCGCGAGCTTCTGTCGAAGTATGACTTCCCCGGCGACGACGTTCCTGTGATTCGCGGTTCGGCTCTTGGAGCCCTGAACGGCGAGAAGCAGTGGGAAGACAAGATCGACGAGCTGATGCAGGCTGTGGACGACAACGTTCCTCAGCCGGACCGCATGGTCGACCTTCCGTTCCTGATGCCGATCGAAGACATCTTCTCGATCTCGGGCCGTGGAACTGTGGTGACGGGCCGTATCGAGCGTGGCAAGGTGAAGGTAGGCGAGCCGGTTCAGATCGTGGGCTTCCGCGACACGCAGAACACGACGGTGACGGGCGTTGAGATGTTCAAGAAGCAGCTGGACGAGGGTCTTGCAGGCGACAATGCCGGACTTCTTCTGCGCGGTACGGCAAAGGAAGACGTGGAGCGCGGCATGGTTCTGGCCAAGCCGGGATCGATCACGCCGCACACGGTGTTCAAGGGTGAGGTTTACGTGTTGAGCAAGGAAGAAGGCGGACGTCACACTCCGTTCTTCAACGGCTACCGTCCGCAGTTCTACTTCCGCACGACGGACGTAACGGGCTCGGCGAAGCTTCCTGAGGGCACCGAGATGGTGATGCCTGGCGACAACATCCAGCTGGAGATCACGCTGCACACCCCGGTGGCCATGGAGAAGGGCCTGCGCTTCGCCATCCGCGAAGGCGGACGCACCGTAGGCGCCGGTACCATCTCCGAAATCATCAAGTAG